A segment of the Bradyrhizobium sp. CCBAU 53340 genome:
TTTGAGCACGATCGCCTGCCCGATCAATTCGTCCGGATGCGCCAGGAAATTGAAGACGTTGAACTCGTGCTCGTACATCGGATTGTCGAAGCGGCGTGCGGTGCGGGCGATCTGCGCCGTGAACAAGAGGAACAGCATGATGTGGGCGACATACATCTCCGCCGCCCGCCGCCACAGCCGCTTCAGCGCGGCGAGAAACCAGCCGCCGGCGACGACGGGGCCGTAGATCCAGCCGACCAGATAGCCGGAGATGAAGACGAAGAACTCGGCGGCATCGCTGAAGCCGTAATTGCGCAGCGTCAGCCAGGTCACGACGTCGTGCGGGATGTGATCGAGGAAGATCATCCACAGGCCGATGCCGCGGAAGAGGTCGAGCCTGAGGTCGCGCTCGACCGGCGCCAAGAGTGCTGCCTCGTCCCGTGCAGCCTGGTCCCGTATGATCATGGCCCCGCCTCGTCGGGTGGGCGTCGCGCCATCGCGGCGCCGATGCAATCGAATGCTAGAAAATAACGATCAAAAGGTCACCTAACCCTTGCGGCTAGGCGGCCGACGGTAGCCGACCTTGCCGCCCGCGCAAGGGATCTTGTCGTCGCAGCGCGCCCCTTTGCACCAACGCGGCGAAAACAACCCCATGCACAGTAGCTAAGCCTTTGTATCAAAGGCGAAATTCACCCCACCCGACGGGCAAGAGGCTAAACCACCGCAATCAACCCTCAGCTCGGCTGATCGGGCGCCGCGAGCATGCCGCTCAGCATCGTCTCGGCCTTCTGCAGCAGCGGCCGGGCGCCGCTTTCGGACGCGATCGCGATCGCGGCGCGCAACGCGGCAAGGATGATGGTGCGGTTCTCCTCGCCCGATGGCGGCGTCACCATGGCCTCCCCGAACAGCGTCTCGGCCTCGAGGCCGGAGAACCCCTGCTGGCGCGCGGTATTGCGCGCCTCGCGCAGCATGTTCTGGGCCCCCCCGGCATCGCCGAGCTGGTTGGCCGCCAGCGCCAGGTAGATCGATGAGCGCAGCACCGCCGAGGTATAGCCGACCGCCCTCGCCTCCTCGCGCGCTTCAGTCAGCATGCGGCGGGCCCGGTCGAACAGCCGCTGCTCGAGATAGGCGATGCCGAGATGACAGGCGAGCACCGGCACGAACAGCCGGATGCCGTGCTTCTGCGCCAACACGAACCCCTCTTCGAGGATCGCGGCGGCCGCCACCGGTTCGCCCCGGCCAAGCTTCAGCCAGCCGCCGCTATAGGCGGCGGCAACGCGGTCATAGGGGCGACCGGTCTCGTCCGCGATCGCGGCCGCCTCGCGCTGGAGCTGCTCGGCGGCATCGAACTCGCCCATGACGGTGTGGGTGAAGCTCTTCATCATGCAGCAAAGCACGAGCAAAGATTGCGGGGTCGTCCCAATCGGCGCACTCGCTGCCGGACCGGCGAGATGAGCTCGAGCCGTGGCCAGCATCTCCTTGGCGCGATGGTAGCGGCCGGCCAGAAAATAGGCCTGCCCGAGACCGTATTGCGCCAGATTGCGCCAACCGGGATTGCCCGAGCTTTCCGCCAGCGCAACGACCTCCTCACCGATCGCAACTGCTTCGGCCGGGGCACCATAGAAATTCTGAGCTCCCGCCCTTACGGTCATGGCGGCGACCTTGCGTCCGATATCGTCGATCGCACCAGCCCGCCGTTCGGCCTCTTTTCCAAGGTCCAGCCAATCGGCAACCTGACCGGACGCGATGAACGTCGCCCGTGCCTCCATCCGCAGATCGATGGCGTCGATCTCGCGCAAGCGCGTCGCCGGCGTCTTGTCGAGCGAGCTCATCGCGGTCTCGAAATAGTTGGCAGCGTTCGCGAAAGCCGAGCGGCCAAGGCATTTTCGTCCTGCGTTCCTGCCGTGGACAAACGCCTTGTACCAATCCCTGGCGCGCACCGCGTGGTAGCAGAGCGTGTCGGGCTGATCGGCACAGCTTTCATCGCTCTCCAGAGCCGCAAGAATGCGCATGTGAATGTCGTCGCGCACCTTCTCGACCATCGATTCGTAGGTCACCTGGCGAACCATTTCGTGTCGAAACTCGAGCGCCTCCTCCAACTCACTGTCGATACTGACCAGCAATTCAGCGCGATCGAGCGATGCGAGGCAGTCCTGCAGGACTTCCTCGGGCAGATTCACGATCTTCCGCAGCGTGGCGACGTCGAGCCGCGGTCCGAGCGCCGCCGCGATCTGCAGGATGGAACGCTCCTGCCTCGACACGCGATCAAGACGCGCCGCGATCACACCCTGAATACTGCTGGGAATACCTAGCTCGTCAATCGGACGCACCAGCGCGAGATCGCCCCATTGGCCTCGGAGCGTACCGCTATCCTTCAATCCGCGGCAGACCTCCTCGATAAACAGAGGCACATTGGCGGTATGGGAAATAATACGATTTTTCAGATCGGAATTCGCCTCGGACGAGCCGAGCATGTCGGCAAGCATGGCCAATCCCGAGTCGTCGTCGAGCGGCTGGATAGCGACAATCTCGGCATGGCAGCGCGTGATCCAGACGGGCATGCCGTTGGGCCGGGAGGTGAAGAGCACGAGAAGGCCTGACGCCTGAAGCGAAGCGATGGCAGCCACGACGCCATCGCTCGCCCGATCGATCCAGTGCAGATCCTCGAGCAGGACCAATGTTCGCTGGCGATGGGCCAAACCCGTGACGATGGCACAGCTTGCATCGGAAATCGCGCGCCCCCGCGCGTGCGGCTCCAGCTCCCTCCATTGCGGATTCGAGATCGGCAGATCCAGCACCGCATCGAGCGCACATTGCTGGATCTCCGGGAGATCCTTCCTGGGATCTGCCGCGCTTCCGGTGTCCCTCGCAGTCGCCTCCAAAGCGGCGGACAACAGCCGCTTGAGCGTGCTGAATGGAGCCCCCTGAAGATTCGGGCTGCATTCGGCGTCGATCAGCCGCCAGCCGTTGACCTTCTGTCCCTGAGCAAATTCATGAGCAAGCCGCGATTTGCCGATACCGGCATCGCCGAGCAGCAGAACCGTCTGCCGGCTCGCCCCGGCCCCCTCCGCCACGCGTGCCAGAAGCGCCCGCTCAGTCGTGCGGTCGACGAACCTGGAAACGCTGCGGGCTCGTCGCACCCGCCAGCTCGACAGATCGCTTGCGCCCACGATCCGGTACACCGGCACAGGCTGGGTGAAGCCTCGCAGCAGCTTGCCGCCCAGAAATTCAAAACGGACGTGACCGTCGGCAAGCGCCTGGCAGGCTTCCGACACGTAGATCTGATTCGCCTCGGCCGCCGCCTCCAGCCGTGCCGCCAGATGCTGGGCTGGGCCACCCATCTCGTAGACTTTGGAGAACTCGTTCGCGACCATGTAGGCGACAACATTGCCGGAGTGGACGCCGACGCGCACCTGAAGCCCTGCATCGCCAAGACCTGCAACACGCCGGACCAATTCGATCGCCGCATGACATGCCAGAGGAGCGTGATTGTCGTCCGCAATCGGGGCGCCGAAAACAGCGGCAAGTCCGTCACCGAGCTCCTTGCTGACGATGCCTCCGAACTGACGCACCGCACCTCTCATGGCGGCCAGAGCCGGCTCCAGGCGCGAGATCGCCGCCTCCGGGTCCAGCTCGGCAATGAGCCCCGTCGAATCGACGACGTCTGCCCGAAGAATCGTCACGAACCGGCGCTCGCTATCCGGCTCCGAACGCCGCACGGGCGCCCCGCATTTGGAGCACCGGCTATCGCTTGGGTCGATCGTCGACTGACATGCGACGCAACGCATTTCCATGCCTTCAGAGGTCTCCGCACTGGTCTTCGTCGACCGATGCTTGTTGCAAGATTACCTATCGGAGGACTCATGGCAATCGAACTTGCACGCAAGATCGCAACATCACCAAAGCGGGCTGTCTGGACGAAGCACGGTTGTGAATGATAGCGTTTGCGCGCGCGAATGTGGGGCCGCGCGTTCTAGGGGGTGCCGAGGCTTTCGTTCCAGCCAACGGGCTTTGCTGGGCTGCACGTTGCCCTGATTGGTGAGATCATAGCTAAGGACCAGGCAATGGGCGGAAGAACATATAACGGCAAGTCATTTCGAGACTTGATGAACAGTAATTACTACCCTTTGGCAAATATGAAGAAGAGCGTAGCCAAGCTCAAGGCGTCGGGCGACATCGATCTGCCGACCCTGGAATACGGTCAGTACCACCTGATCCTCACTCCACCGTCGAAATGGCCGGAGAGCAGCGCCAAGTACTGGCACAAGGAGAAGGGCCGGGCCCGCGTCGATCTCAGCACACAAGCTAATACGGTCCCCCTGTCCAGGGACGAGCCCGGGGTCATTCCCTTGACACGGTGCGACCTGCTCGATGCCTGCGTCCGGAAGTGCTTCAACTCCGAGCCACCGATTCCGATGAAGACCAACATCATCGCCCACGAGGCAAGCGATGCCCTCGCCCACCGGCACGAAATCCGGCTGGAGTGGGAGTACAAGAAGGGCTCGGACAAGCCGACACTGCTCAACCTGACCATGGTCTGCCCGCACAGGCCGGAGAAGGGCTGATCCCCGGGGTTGGATCGCAACACCATGATTTGATCTGAATGGCGCGGGCCGGCAATTTGCCGGTTCGCGCTTTTTCTTGCATGGATGGAAGCGCCGCAAACCGATCCGTCTCCGTGCCAACTTCCGTCATGGGCCTGTCGCAGGAAGATGGTCCGCTTCGTCTCATCGCGTTGCGAGCCGCCTGGCGGCCGCCAACTCATGAGGAGGAGCGGCCGATGCCGGTTGGATTGCTGCAGGTCGAAGGCACCATCGAGGTCAGCCAGTTCTGGCCGGAGGGCCGGTCGGACGCCGACACCACCAAGGTCGTCGTGAACGTCGCCGCTGACGCGATCCGCTTTCGCAAGAACGAATTATCGCCGTTCGAGCCGACCCACGTCTTCGACAACGCCAAGGTGATGGGGCGGACCAACACGGCGCCGATCAAGAACGGCAAGCTCACCATTCGCCTCCAGGGCATCGATGCCCCCGAGCTGCACTACCAGCCCTCACCGCTCTCGCCCGCCGAGAAGAAAGGGCTGACGGACGCCAAACGGCAGGCCTATCACGAAGTCACGCATTCCTACCGGCAATTCCTCGGCGCGACCTCGACCAAGGCGCTGCATGATTTTCTCAGCCGCCCCGGCGAGGCGACGCTCGCCTGTCGGGTGTTCACCCATGTCGATACCCCGAACGAGGTGTTCGACACCTATGGACGGCTGGTCGGCGATATCGAGGTCACGGTCGGAGGCAAGACGGTCGACATCAACCACTGGCTGGTCGAGCGGGGCTTTGCCTATCCGACCTTCTACTCCTCGATGAACGACGACGAGATCAAGACCATCATGGCGCTGAGCAAGACCGCGCGCACGAAGAAGCTGCCGGTCTGGAAGAACCTCGCCAAAACGATTCCCCCTTTCGACTTCGACCTTCGCGAGCCCAAGGCAAACGAGACCGACGTGCTCGCCACCGACAAAGGCCCGGTGATCCTGCCAAAGCTCTTCCGCCGCTTCACCAACTGGTCGGCGCGGAAGAAGGCCAAGGTGACGAGCCAGAACTTCCAGACGTTCTTGTCGGAGGGATCAGGCGGCAAGCCCGATACCTGTTACGAGATCGACGACTTCCTGACGAACGGCGTGCACTCGGCCAGCCCACGGAATTTTGCCGAGTTCGTCGAGAGCGGCAAGACGATCAAGTTTCAGCCTGATGGGCTGGTGTTCGGGGAAGCGCCGTCGACGCTGGTGGGAGCGGATGGGAAGGTGATTACGGGGTTTTGAGGAGGGTGAAATCTCTGAATAAAATAGCCTGCTTTAGCGCTGGCCGTTCTCTAATTTCATGGCAATGCATTCAAGTTGTCGCCGAGGCGCCCCATTGGTGCACTGCAACGCCCCATTGATGCACTGTAACCAAGTCTCGCCAAGATATCCAATTGGCGACCAATTCGCGAGCGCCCGGCCGTCTTTGCGGCACCCAGGCTAAACTCATTTTGGTTAGAAATAGGTATTGTCACAAACGAGAGTAGCGTGTTTGCTCGGCACACTAGGGAGTTGAACAAACCGAGGAGCACGCGATGGGTGAGCGCTTCCGTAAGTTTGCAGAACGCTACAAGCGAGCGCGCGTGATTACTGATGCAGTAGGAATTGCACCTCCGTTCGAGGAGAGAGAGGCAGCCTTTCGAGAATATTACAGCGGTAGTCAGCAACGACTCCGAGCGGCTGAAAAAACATTCCGAAATCTTGTGCAGCTACTTCTATCCGATATCGGCATCGAAGAGCCGAAGGTTGATTCACGCCTATCCGCGGCAGAGAAATGCCTTTCTGGATTGGATGGCCAACAGCGGAGAAAGTGAGGATATCCACGCTGCAGAGTAGCCCGGATATACAGAAGAACTAATGCCCAACAGTCCGCTTGAAGACGCAGTCAGTGCCACGAAGGGGAGAGTGATGAGACATGAGCCCCGCCGTGGAGCGCTTTCCTTAGCCGCGGCTGTACGAGGCCGGCCGGGCAAAGCGGCGAGATGGGCGGCCCGGACCATCGCGTCACAGAAATCGTTGAAGAGCTTACCGAGAAAGACATTATTACGGTGCACTTAATCAAGACGGATGTTTCGCGCATTGTTACTTGAGTTCTGTTTTCTGGCCACCACGCCGACGGTGCAGGTCCAGAGCACCGTTCTCTGCGCCGAGCTGCTAAGGCTGCAGGACGTGCCCCTCCGCGCGCGTGACTGAGCCTCCCAGCAGACAACCTACAGGCCTTTCGTCAGCGAAGCCGAGGCGCACCTGGATCTCGGACAACGCACCCATTGCGCGGCCCTGCATGATGGTGATCCGCTTACTGTTGCGCTCGATAAGCTCGTTCTTGAGCAGCCCGAACGCCAGCGCCGCGGCGGCAATACCGGTAGCCGCATCTTCCGGATAGCCCGACGATTTCGGGAACTGCCGCGCTTCGAAACGCCGTTCGCCCTGATGGTCGATGGCGTAAGGATAGAGGCCGGTCGACCCGATCCTGCCGCAGCACGCCTCGATCGGTGACGGATCCGGCACCAGCGCATTGAGCTCGCGGACAGCTTTCATCGGAATGAGCGTCTTCACGCGCGAAGTGATGGCGTTCTGAATCGGCAAGTCGAGCAGATCGCGGCGCGATAGCTTGAGCGTCGCCAGGACGTCCTCTTCAGCAGCGCGAGAGAGATCGACGACCTTGCCGACAGGCTGGCTGATCTCGACGGACGGGTCACCCGAGCCCGCACGATCGACATAGCCCGTCACCGATCCACTGCGCGTCTCGATGCGGACCTGTTCAGCGGCCAGGCGCCCCTTGGTCGCGAGAACCCAAAGCGCGCCGATGGTCGCATGACCGCACATCTCCATCTCGTGTCGCGGAACCCAGAACCGAAAGACGTAGTCGGTGTCGGGTCCTGGTGACGGCAGAACGAAGCCCGACTCATGCCCGAATTGCTGAGCCACCGCCCGCATCTCCTCAGCGCGAAGGTTCGATGCATCGATGACAACTGGACAGGGGTTGCCGCCCCGCCCCATGTGAGTGAACACATTGACAAGCTCGACCTCGGTCATCGGATAGCTCACTTCATGGAGGGCAGACAGTGAAGGCGCGACAGAGATTACGGTGACTACAGTCAATTGTCACTGAGGCTGGTCACGCTAGGCACTGTCACAGTAACTCGAGGCCATCGCAACTAACGATGATCTTCGCGAGTTCGCAATCCCAAAACAAAATGGCCCGCTTTGCTGCGGGCCATTTCCGTGTCGGGCCATTTCCGTGTCGGGACCAGTCGGTCCGAATTCAGTTGCGGATAGGATTTGAACCTATGACCTTCAGCTCTTGACCCCGGCGAGCTACTGGGCTGCTCCAGCGACAAGCCTTTACGTCTCCACCCCACCGTCTCGCTCGGCGATCCACAGCGTAAAGGACGTCTGCGCGTCGCCAACTTCGACAACGCGCGTTCCGTGCATGAGGACGCCGAGACCGTGCTCTTCATCCCACGTGCACCCAAATTCATACCCGACGTATGAAATGCCGTCCTTCAGCATCTGGAGCGCATGCACATTGTGAAGCCCGATCAATTGGCGAAAGTCCTCGCTCGACGATACGTCGGGCATCAACGCTTCGCGGTCCGCCCCCTCATAACCATAGAGTCGTTGAAGCCTGGGATACTCAGCCAGAAGACCCTCCAGAACGGCTGATGCCAGCTCGGCTTCATGATCGAGCAACCACTGGACGCTGGTACGGTCTTGCTCGGTCGGTGGGGATTCGTCGCGGTCAGGCGCGTAAATTGTCACCACGCCGTCGGACGGACTATCTGAACTGATCGAGCCATAGGGGCCATTGCGCGTTTGATAGCCCGCCCAACTGAGGAGTTGCGCTTTTGCCGTCCAGAAAGATCCGTCCCGCTGAAAATCGAGCATATTCTATTCCTACCCCAACCGTCGGCATTTCAGGCTCATACAGCATCGCCACGACTTCAGGTAGCTAAATTGGCCGACCGCGACCCGCGCAGCACCACGCTTGGTTGCTACCCCTCCAAAATCGCGACCGCTCTTGTCCATCCCGCCGAGGCGCGCTCGATCTTCACGGGGAAGCATGACACCTTGAAGCCTGATGGCGGCAGCAGCTCGAGATTGTGCAGCTTCTCGAGATGGCAATAGCCGATATGGCGGCCGGCCTTGTGGCCTTCCCAGATCAGGCTGGCGTCCTTCGTCTCGGCGTATTTCTTCGCGGTGTGGACGAACGGCGCGTCCCAGCTCCAGCCGTCGATGCCGGTCAGGCGCACACCGCGCTCGAGCAGGTACATGGTTGCTTCATAGCCCATACCGCAGCCCGAGGTGACGTAGTCCTGCCGGCCATATTTGGCGCCGGCGCTGGTGTTCACCACGACGATCTCGAGCGGCTTCAGCTCATGGCCGATGCGCTTGAGCTCGGCCTCGACGTCTTTGGCCGTCGCGACATAGCCGTCCGGCAAATGCCGGAAGTCGAGCTTCACGCCGGGCTGGAAGCACCATTCCAGCGGCACCTCGTCGATGGTCCAGGACCGCTCGCCGCGATTCATGGTCGGGTGAAAATGCCAGGGTGCGTCGAGATGCGTGCCGTTATGGGTGGAGAGGCTGACCTGCTCCACCGCCCAGCCCTGGCCATCAGGCAGATCCTCGGCCTTCAGCCCGTCGAAGAACTGCAGCATGCGCGGCAGGCCCTGCTGGTGATTGATGTACTGGATCGTCGGATGATTGCCGGGCGGATCGGCCGGCACGTCGTTTTGCAGCGGGACGGAGATGTCGATCAGCTTGCTCGTCATGGCGCTTCCTCGTTGATTGTTCTCGTTGGCGGCCGTCAGGCTTCAGGCGTCTTGCCGCTCGACGCGGTTCTTCAAGGTACCGATCTTCTCGACCTCGAGCTCGATCGTATCGCTATGCTCGAGAAACCAGCCGAGCTCGAGGCCGCAACCATTGCCGACCGTGCCCGAGCCGATGAATTCGCCGGGCATCAGCGTCTCGTCCTGGGTGACGTGAGCGATGATCTCCTCGAAGGAGAACAGCATGCCCTCGCTCACGCCTTTCGAGCGGGTCTCGCCGTTGACCCGCGCTTCCATCTTCAGACGATAGGGATCGCCGATCTCGTCCGGCGTCACGATCCAGGGGCCCATCACGTTGCCGCCGTCAAAACTCTTGCCCTTGGCCGGGCCGAGCCGTCCCTCCATCTCGATGCGCTGTGCGTCGCGCGCGGAGAAATCGTTGAAGATGGTGTAGCCGAAGATGTGATCCCCGGCCTTCGCGGCCGAGATGTTGGCGCCCTTGTTCCTGGTGATGATCCCGAATTCGAGCTCGTAATCCATGACCTTGCTGTAGCGCGGCCATTTCACCGTGGTGTTGGTGCCGCGGACGCTGAAGCGGTTGGTGATGTAGAAGATCGGCTGCTTGCGATAGACCTCGGGCAATTCGCCGAGCGGCTCGGCGTCGATGCGCGCCAATTCCGCCATGTCGCCCCTGGCGCGCGCGGCGAGCTTCCGCTGCCCGCGCGGCGCCTGCAGAATGTGCAGCGGAAACGACATGCCGTCGCGCATTTGCCGGGGCTCCGGTACCGGCGCGAGGATGTCGACGGCGCCGACCGCCACCGACAGCGTTGCGTCCTGGCCGTGCTTGTCGAGCAAGGCCGCCGCCCGGTCGAGCGCGCGCGGCCCGGCGTCGATCAGCGCCAGCATCGAGCCGAAGGCTGGATCGGCTCCGCCATCCCGCGCGGCGGCGGCAGCGAGATCAAAGACCTGGCTATCATTGGTGTGGACGGCGCCGATCTTCTCCTGACCGGCTGATCTGAATGTTGCGAGCTTCACCTTGGGCACCCCTTGCTCTCGTTTCAAATATATGATCAGATAAAATATCGATAAACAAGACCGAAAAATACAAATTGGGGAGAGCGCGGTGAGGCGAACGCAGATGAAGGCGATCTTGGCGGCGGGTCTCGTGCTCGGGGCGTCTGTTGCCGCGACCGCACCAGCGCTGGCGCAAGCCAAAATCCAGATCGGCTGCACGGCGACCTCCGACTGCGCTTCGGCCATGGTCGCGGTCGACGAAGGCATCTTCAGAAAGCACGGGCTCGACGTCGAGATGACGCCGATCGCGATCAACTCCAACATCCCGGCGGCGATCCTGTCGAACTCGATTCAGATCGGCGGCCCCACCTCCACCGTCTTCCTC
Coding sequences within it:
- a CDS encoding adenylate/guanylate cyclase domain-containing protein, yielding MRCVACQSTIDPSDSRCSKCGAPVRRSEPDSERRFVTILRADVVDSTGLIAELDPEAAISRLEPALAAMRGAVRQFGGIVSKELGDGLAAVFGAPIADDNHAPLACHAAIELVRRVAGLGDAGLQVRVGVHSGNVVAYMVANEFSKVYEMGGPAQHLAARLEAAAEANQIYVSEACQALADGHVRFEFLGGKLLRGFTQPVPVYRIVGASDLSSWRVRRARSVSRFVDRTTERALLARVAEGAGASRQTVLLLGDAGIGKSRLAHEFAQGQKVNGWRLIDAECSPNLQGAPFSTLKRLLSAALEATARDTGSAADPRKDLPEIQQCALDAVLDLPISNPQWRELEPHARGRAISDASCAIVTGLAHRQRTLVLLEDLHWIDRASDGVVAAIASLQASGLLVLFTSRPNGMPVWITRCHAEIVAIQPLDDDSGLAMLADMLGSSEANSDLKNRIISHTANVPLFIEEVCRGLKDSGTLRGQWGDLALVRPIDELGIPSSIQGVIAARLDRVSRQERSILQIAAALGPRLDVATLRKIVNLPEEVLQDCLASLDRAELLVSIDSELEEALEFRHEMVRQVTYESMVEKVRDDIHMRILAALESDESCADQPDTLCYHAVRARDWYKAFVHGRNAGRKCLGRSAFANAANYFETAMSSLDKTPATRLREIDAIDLRMEARATFIASGQVADWLDLGKEAERRAGAIDDIGRKVAAMTVRAGAQNFYGAPAEAVAIGEEVVALAESSGNPGWRNLAQYGLGQAYFLAGRYHRAKEMLATARAHLAGPAASAPIGTTPQSLLVLCCMMKSFTHTVMGEFDAAEQLQREAAAIADETGRPYDRVAAAYSGGWLKLGRGEPVAAAAILEEGFVLAQKHGIRLFVPVLACHLGIAYLEQRLFDRARRMLTEAREEARAVGYTSAVLRSSIYLALAANQLGDAGGAQNMLREARNTARQQGFSGLEAETLFGEAMVTPPSGEENRTIILAALRAAIAIASESGARPLLQKAETMLSGMLAAPDQPS
- a CDS encoding thermonuclease family protein, which gives rise to MPVGLLQVEGTIEVSQFWPEGRSDADTTKVVVNVAADAIRFRKNELSPFEPTHVFDNAKVMGRTNTAPIKNGKLTIRLQGIDAPELHYQPSPLSPAEKKGLTDAKRQAYHEVTHSYRQFLGATSTKALHDFLSRPGEATLACRVFTHVDTPNEVFDTYGRLVGDIEVTVGGKTVDINHWLVERGFAYPTFYSSMNDDEIKTIMALSKTARTKKLPVWKNLAKTIPPFDFDLREPKANETDVLATDKGPVILPKLFRRFTNWSARKKAKVTSQNFQTFLSEGSGGKPDTCYEIDDFLTNGVHSASPRNFAEFVESGKTIKFQPDGLVFGEAPSTLVGADGKVITGF
- a CDS encoding PhzF family phenazine biosynthesis protein, translating into MTEVELVNVFTHMGRGGNPCPVVIDASNLRAEEMRAVAQQFGHESGFVLPSPGPDTDYVFRFWVPRHEMEMCGHATIGALWVLATKGRLAAEQVRIETRSGSVTGYVDRAGSGDPSVEISQPVGKVVDLSRAAEEDVLATLKLSRRDLLDLPIQNAITSRVKTLIPMKAVRELNALVPDPSPIEACCGRIGSTGLYPYAIDHQGERRFEARQFPKSSGYPEDAATGIAAAALAFGLLKNELIERNSKRITIMQGRAMGALSEIQVRLGFADERPVGCLLGGSVTRAEGHVLQP
- a CDS encoding cyclase family protein codes for the protein MTSKLIDISVPLQNDVPADPPGNHPTIQYINHQQGLPRMLQFFDGLKAEDLPDGQGWAVEQVSLSTHNGTHLDAPWHFHPTMNRGERSWTIDEVPLEWCFQPGVKLDFRHLPDGYVATAKDVEAELKRIGHELKPLEIVVVNTSAGAKYGRQDYVTSGCGMGYEATMYLLERGVRLTGIDGWSWDAPFVHTAKKYAETKDASLIWEGHKAGRHIGYCHLEKLHNLELLPPSGFKVSCFPVKIERASAGWTRAVAILEG
- a CDS encoding fumarylacetoacetate hydrolase family protein; amino-acid sequence: MKLATFRSAGQEKIGAVHTNDSQVFDLAAAAARDGGADPAFGSMLALIDAGPRALDRAAALLDKHGQDATLSVAVGAVDILAPVPEPRQMRDGMSFPLHILQAPRGQRKLAARARGDMAELARIDAEPLGELPEVYRKQPIFYITNRFSVRGTNTTVKWPRYSKVMDYELEFGIITRNKGANISAAKAGDHIFGYTIFNDFSARDAQRIEMEGRLGPAKGKSFDGGNVMGPWIVTPDEIGDPYRLKMEARVNGETRSKGVSEGMLFSFEEIIAHVTQDETLMPGEFIGSGTVGNGCGLELGWFLEHSDTIELEVEKIGTLKNRVERQDA